TTTTGTTTTTCGGCGTCCCAAAATCACTAATCAAACAGAACACGTCAATGATTTGACAGAAAAATTAAGGAGTTTGATAAAAAAAAAAGAAAGACTGCTTTAGAGCGGAAGCTTAACCGATGAAACGCAGCGTTTAGTGATCGGTCGGAAAGCGGCTACCTTTGTTGCCTTACAGAATCTATTCTGTTTCCTTACAAAACCCACGATACAGACAGGCCTGGAGGAGACAGAACAAAGCCACAAAGGACAAGAGAATTGTCCATGGACGACAAGGACAGCTGCGAAGCTGACGTTTACGCGGCTGCGGAGACAGAAAAGGGCGAGAAAGTGGATCCGGAGAAGGAGCTGTGTCACGGTGACGATGATGGATTGAGTCAACTCAGAGGCGAAGAATCACTTACGAATATGGAAGGTCTACCGGTGCGAGAAACCCTAGCTAAGGATCATGTTGAAGGTAACGGGTTTATCCCCCCCCCAACGAAGATTCTTTGTTGATTTTCTGAGGGTGTTTAATTGTTGATGAAATGATGTTTGTGTTCACCAGATGTTCGAGAAAATTCGTCGGTGGAACCAAATCGTGAAGATGTCAAGGTGAGTTGCTGAATATTTGTTCATTTCTTAGCTGAATTCTGAACACTGACGAGTTAGATTCTCTCATTGATATCTGGAGAAATTGAAGTTACCAAATCTACAAATTCACTTCACTGTACTCGATGTCATGGCCTACGCTTTGTAAACAAGGGATCAAATTGACTTGTATAATTATAGTTTGTATGACTTGTTACTACTTACTAGGCAAAGCTGCTTGAACATTGAGACTATTGGCTACTTATGAACACTGACGAGTTAGATTCTCTCATTGATGATTGGACAGGAGCAAATATCTGATTCTCGGGTGGTTAGCAACTTGTCGGTTTCTCCGGTTCTGAGGACACCGGCTCATGATGGTTATCATTGGAGAAAATATGGGCAGAAGCGGGTTAAGAGTCCCAGGGGCTCACGGAGCTACTATAGGTGTACGTATTCTGATTGTTGCGCAAAGAAAATTGAATGCTCCAACGATTCAGGAAACGTGATAGAGATTGTTAACAAAGGTTCGCATAGTCACGAACCTCTCCGGAAGAATAGCTTCTCGCCAAGAGAGACTAGAGCTGCATCAGTTATCCCGCCTGTTACGGAGGACAATACAGTAGTCCCTACCGGTTCAGCTCTGTCCATTTCAACTAAAGAAAACGTATGCCAGTCGCTAGCAATCGTTGAAGGGAAGAGAAATTGTGAGAACGAAGCTGTGGAGGAACCAGAGCCAAAACGAAGGCAAGTTCTGTATAATTTTGTTACCCTTCACATTGAGGGATAAAACTAACATACTTTCCTCTCTCCTGTGTTTCAGACTGAAGAAGAGTAACTCACAAAGTTCAGATACTGTCTCTAAACCTGGAAAGAAACATAAAGTTGTAGTACACGCAGCTGGTGACGTCGGTATCTCTGGTGATGGATACAGATGGCGCAAATACGGGCAGAAAATGGTGAAGGGGAATCCCAATCCGAGGTATAAACCAAAACACATTACCCATTTCTTTCTAAAACGTTTTCTCTATACATGGATGATTTGATATATTATTGTTCAAAAACATATCAGGAACTACTACAGATGTACTTCTGCTGGTTGTTCTGTCCGTAAACACATCGAGACAGCAGTAGAGAACAGAACAGCTGTCGTAATCACATACAAAGGAGTACATAACCACGACATGCCGGTGCCAAAGAAACGCCATGGTCCTCCTAGCTCAGCGCTTGTGGCTGCAGCTGCACCAACATCAATGAGAACTAGGTTAGAGGATCAGGTGAACATTCCCACCTCAGGGCAGTGCTCGGTGGGAAGAGAGAGTGAGAAGCAGAGCAGTGAAGGAGTGGATGTTGGTGGTGGTGAGAAAGTGATGGAATCAGCTCGGACTTTGCTGAGCATTGGATTCGAAATAAAGCAATGTTGATGATCCCTTGTACGTATGAGTTAAGAGTTTGATAGACTCAGTTGTTTCCTTGTTCTTGTTATATAATATTTACTTATAGAGTTATAGTAATGGTTGTTTGAGCAAAAAATAAGAGTTATAGTAATGGTTTGAATGTTAATCTTGTTTCTTCTTATTTTGCATCATCAGTCACCTTTTTTGATCAGTTTTTTATTGGCTTTAAGTTCCATTGAAGTTCTATAATTTTCGAAATAGGATTGGAAAATACTCAATGCCTAAAATCATTCAAAAATTCAAAAAACTTTACCAAATACTATTGGAAAGTATCTGAACTATTCATGGATAAAAAGCTATCCGAATTTTTTTAAAATATTTAAAATAACAAATTTTTTTATATAAATCGTTAAAATCAGTAATTTTTTTTAAATATGTGAATTAGATAAAAAAAAATAGCTATTTCAGTTTTTCTGTATACTAATTCGAATTTGAGTTCATTTCATATATTTATTATCTTAAATATTTATCCTTATAGTTGATCCAAGTATTTTTAAAACCGTCTGCTCAGATCGCCGGAGGTAGTTTTCAAATTTTAACGGATCTAGGGTTTCTGGATCTGAGCGTGACGGCGCATGGTTCTCTGTTTCTGGACCTTGGTCTATCCTGCTTATGGTTTTCATTGGCGGGAGCGTGTGAGGAGTTACTCTCTCTCGGTGTAGTCGTCTGAGGCTTGTTGATTCCTGTGGTAGCGCGTGTCGAGCCACGAGACTGCATCCGCGTCTCATGGTGGTCTTTGTCACCTTGTGCTTGGTTCAGAGTTTGTGGCAGCTTGCCGGTCTCGTTTTCCCCCAGTAAATGTGCAGCTATTCTCGGCATGGCGAGCGTGTCCTTGCGTTGGTGGTCTTCTCGGAATAGAGGTTTGAATGGTTTGTTAGCAATTTTTTTGAGACGTGTGCACCGGGAATGACCGAAATCTACGGGATCCGGGCTCACGTTCTTCATCAATGCTATCACCCTCTCAACGGCGGCATCTGGTCTCGTGTGAGGGGCTCCTTTTGCTGCCTATCTTTTCAGTCAAGGCAATGCTACGTACTTGATGTAGTTTCTCTAGGTCATAGTTAGATGTGTTTCTGCATTCTGTTTTTTGGTGTAGTGCTTAGTTTTATTACTGCAATTACGTTTCTTGTTAGTCATTGTACTCTGTCACAAATGCGAAAATGGTAAATATACTTAACTCTATACTTAAATATACTTAAACCAACTCTGTACATCTATCTCGGTGGATAAGTCTCTGCCTGATCTAGAGGGTCTCTACAGAAACATTTCAAGTAGACGACAACAAAAAACCTCTCTCTAGTCTCCATAAACCTTAAGTGTACTCGTGCTCTCAGATGGCGAGCCTCCGATGCCTCCGCGTGCTAAGCCGCCGCTCGACGACGGTTCTCTCGATCAACCAAACGCGCTCGATCTCATCAGTTCGTCGATTAGAGCTTCCCGGGACCAGCATTACTCATGGCATCCCATCTCAGAATCAATCTCTCACTAGGGATTTGCCATGGTATCGCTCTCAAGGTCGACATTTCTCCTCGAAAACGAAGGACACCGATGAAAGCAGCGAAGGAGAAGATGATGATGATGAGGACTACGAGGAAGTAGAGAGGGAGTATTCACCGGCGGAGAAAGTAGAGGCGGCTGCGGAGATTGGGTATAAGGTGATGGGTCCTCTGAAACCTTCGGAGAGATTATTCAAACCCTACGAGTCAGTGTTTGCCGTTGTTCAGGTTTCGTCTCTCTCTCTCTCTGGTTGAATTGAATTTCGCATTGCACACTCTCGCTGATGATGTTTGTATTGCTCTCGCTGTAGATTGGTTCGCATCAGTTCAAAGTAAGCAACGGAGACTCCATCTTCACAGAGAAGTTGAAGTTCTGTGACATCAATGATAAGGTATGCTAGCTTCTTCATGAAGATTGTTCTAACAGTTGAGATCTTTGTTATGGTATATAACTGTTGTTGAAGCTTGTCTCCTTATATCTCTGTGGCAGTTGGTACTGACCAAGGTTCTTCTATTGGGCTCGGCAAGCCAGACGATTATTGGAAGGCCTATCTTGCCTGATGCCACTGTTCATGCTGTTGTGGAAGAGCATGTAAGTAGTCTCCTTGTCTTTCTTCGTGTTATATAATAATAATAATAATACTAGTGAAGCTATCTGCATAGAAGAAAGAAAGAAAGATTATTGTGAGATTTTGCTCGTTGAATCTGGTGATTGATGAGAGAGACAAGTTCTTAGATAAGTGTTTTCATCTGAATGTCTTGATGTAGAATAGGTGAGGGATAGAGGATTTACTCGTGCATTAATAGCTTGTTTTCCCGGTTTATTTAGTTGAATATCTTTGTGTGAGTGACAGGCATTGGATGAGAAAGTGCTCATTTTCAAAAAGAAGCGAAGGAAGAATTACAGAAGAACCACAGGACATCGACAAGTATAATTCACAACTCCCTTATTTGCTTTGTCAGTTGCCTTTCTTCGAGCTCTTTTTCATGAAGTATATGTTTTCTTGTTTCTGATTGTTTAACGCGGTGTGTCCAGGAATTAACTAAGTTGAGAATAACGGATATACAAGGAATTGAGAAACCAGAACCGAAGATTGTCCATAAGCCTTCCAAGGCAGCTGATACAGAGCAACCAGAGGCTGAGCTAGTTGCTTAAAGAGATGCCCAATACTTTGAAGTAAGTTCACCTTTCTTTGAAGTTAGAACTAGTCTCTGAAAAGACAAAACAGGCCTTTTTGCTAGTTAGTAGTGTAATCTCTTCTAACGTGATCTTGTTTCTACTGGAACTGCTGGCTCAGGCTTTTGATACTGTTTGTTTTTCTGTTTCAGAATTCACAAATAAAGATTTGCGGAAAATTATGCTTTTTGTTTTGTAAGATCGTGTTATATCGTTTTTTTTTTGTTGCCGGAAAATCCGTGAGCTTCATGTTATACGCTCTCTTTAAAATTAGTTATAGAAAATAAAAAGAGTAAGAAAGGCTTCGAACCCGAGACATAAGAGTTGCTGTAAAGATAATAAGAAGTCACACCAGACTGTACCAAACCGGAAGTGTTGTGATAAGTTTGGCTCATATAGGCAAAAAGGCTTGCACCACCATACGACAATTCAAGACCCTTCACAACAAACCGGAGTTTTTCTGGTTAAAACACGATTTATATTTGTTCAAAAACCGAACCGAGATGTTTAAAAAATCTATAGAACGAGAAAGCAGAATAACGTACCAAACTGTTAACCATCGATTGCAGTAAAATGATGGCGAGTGTGGCAAGGAGTAACACCAGACCGTACCAAACCGGAAGAGGTATGATCAGTTTGGTTTTGATCATACAGTATATGCAAATGTTCGCACCTGTGGACCTAGGCCTGCGAATAGGGCTGGGTTGTGGATCAACCCGCGGGTTACAATTTTTTTTTGTCAAAAAATCCGATCCGCACAACCCGCGAAAAAATAAATTTGTATCCGCACCCGCTCCGTTTATTTTTGCGGGTAACCCGGGAGTCCCGCGGGTTATATTTTTATTTTAAAAAATATTTATTTAATTTAATATTTGTAAAATATAGTATAAATAATATATTTATAATTAAAATTTTAAATATTTTAAAATATTTTGATTATTATTTTTAAAAATTCTCGTATTTTCTTTTAAAACTATATATTTTTACAAAAGAAAAATATCCTTTTAAAAACAAAAAATTGCGGGTTGGCGGGTATCCGCTTTTTAAAATCCACCAACCCGCATCCGCCCCGCATAAAATGCTCATAACCCGCACTCGCATCCGCAAATCGATTTTTCTAAATTGTTCGATCCGCACCCGCTCCGCGGCGGATCAAACGGATCGGACCCCGCGGGTAAAGACTCATATTCGCAGGCCTAGGTCCACAATTTAACAACCTCCACACCAAACCGGAGTTGTTCTTGTCAAAGACACGGTTTAATTTGTTCAGAAACCGAAGTAAACTAACAATCGAACCGAGATGTTAACTGTAAAAGACGCGACGACGCGTTAGACAAAGCTCCGTCCTCGACTCCTCCTCTCAAAACTATCCGACAAAATAAGAGAAAGAACCCCAATTTTTCTGTCAAATCCCCCAAAAAAGATCCGTCTCTCTTCTCTTGCTTACCTCCTCCTTCAAATTCGGATGATTCCACATTGTCTCCTCCTCCCCTTTCATGTCTTCTCAAGTCGCTGACTTTCATCATGGGTCTCAAACCCTAAGAGATTTTGTTTCCGCTATTGAATCTTCTCAAACTTGTTTCATCTCCTCTCCGTTGGATCTCTCTTTCGAGCCCTTGTCCTGCTCTTCAACTTCTTCTCCGTCGCCTTGTATGTGCCGCCAAGCATGAGTGATAAGAAGGTAACTTTCCTGCATCTTGTCTGCCTCTGAGTCTCTTACCTATCTTGTGTTTGCAGAGAGTTGAACTGAGATTCTGTTATTGTCGTTTATCAAGTGTTTGATCTGTTCCCGACAAAAGCTGTGAACTTTAAAGAGGCAAAAGCTAGTACCTTTGCTTTGATATTAAAAGTTTTGATTTTTCTGTAGCTATCATCATGTTGGTTGATACTTGTTGTGTATGCAAAGAGACTATTAATTATCTTTTCAGATTGCTTTAGTTTCTTAAATTTGTCTAGTTGATGTTATAAAAGCCATTTTATTACTTAAAAGCCTCTCTAACTGACACTTGCTTTTGTTCATGGCAGGTATTTGTGTTTGGGTCCTTTACAGAACATGAAACAAGGTCACTGCTTGAGCAGAAACCCATTAACCCTCCTCAAAGTCATAAAGAAAAGTCCGTAAAGAGTATACAATTCGGCTCCTTTAATCCTGTCGCCGAAAATTCTCCAGTTAACAGCGCTAATGGCGAGTTGAAGAAGGGTCAAACTGATGAGGCAGTTAAATCTCGACCCTCCAGCTCTCGTAAGGAAGATACAAGTTTTCAATCTGCTCTGACTCAAAGGAGCCTTGATGCTTCTAGACCTTCAAGCTCTCATAAGGAAGATAAAAGTTTTCAATCTGCTGAGTCTCAAAAGAGACTTGGTGCTTCTAGACCTTCCAGCTCTGATAAGATCAATGATAATGCTGCAAAAAAACTCTCTGGAGAGCACGTGGAAGAAAATGGAATTATTAAAGAGGTCTCTGAAAGAAAACCACCTCTCAACAATGGTGTGGCGGAGAAGGCAGCCGATCCTATTGGTTTGGAGAAGCTGTGTGTGTCAGATGGTGAAAGTGATTCTTTGTGTATAGCTTCTAGCTCAAAATTCCAAGCCCTGGACACCGATATTTTCTCAAATGATTCTTCATCTGGCACTACCATACCAAGAAAGAACAGTCAGATGGTTCCTACTGAATCTATTCCACCCATGAAAGATTTTACACCAAGAGGATTAATAAACGCTGGAAACTTGTGCTTCCTCAACGCGACACTGCAGGCTTTACTCTCCTGTTCTCCTTTTGTGCAGCTCCTCCAGGGAATACAACTCCAAAACATTCCAAAGGTTTTGTAACCTGCATGTTCTGCGTTAGTTCTACTTTTTTGTATTCACTGTCTTATTGTGATTTTCATGTTCTGTGTTCTCAGGCTGAGTCTCCAACTTTAGCTGCATTTTCTGAGTTCATCTCTGAGTTAGATGTGCCAAGCAGTTCAAGCTTCAGAAATAACGTCGCCGTTGTTGAGTCTGGTAGACCTTTTACACCTGCCATGTTTGAAAGGGTGCTTAGAAACTTTACCCCAGATGTACTCAACAACATGTCTGGCCGCCCAAGGTCTGTAGCTTTGTTACACAGTCTGAAATTTTGTTGTTCCTAACCTATTTTTATTCCAACACATTGTGTGCTTGTGTTGACGACAGGCAGGAAGATGCTCAGGAATTTTTGAGCTTTATAATGGACCAAATGCACGATGAGCTGCTGAAACTCAGGGAAGTGTCCCCCAAACTCACTGCTTCGAAGTCCTCTGTTGTTTCTTCTGCCAACGAGGATGATGAATGGGAAACAGTTGGACCCAAAAACAAATCTGCTGTCACAAGAACACAAAGCTTTGTTCCTTCCCAGCTCAGTGATATATTCGGTGGGCAGCTAAGAAGCGTAGTGAAGGCAAAAGGTATTTTGCATTCTTTGATAATTTCTGCTTTCATCAGGCACTTACTTAATGTATCGTTTCATGGAACAGGGAACAATGATTCTGCTACTGTACAGCCATATCTCTTACTTCACCTTGATATCCACCCAGAAGCTGTTAGTACGATAGAAGATGCGTTGCATTTGTTTTCTGCCCCAGAAGATCTTGAAGGATATCGAGCTTCGGTTACTGGGAAGGTAAACTATCTTCCTCTTTCTCACTATATTGAGTAAAGGTTCCTTAATAATTTGCCTATTTGCTTGTTTCAGGCTGGTGTTGTTAGTGCTAGAAAGTCGATAAAGATACAGAAACTCTCAAAGATAATGATACTGCACCTTATGCGTTTTAGCTATGGAAACCAAGGGAGTACTAAGCTCCATAAACGTGTTCACTTTCCCCTCGATCTCAACCTAGGCCGGTACCTTCTTGTTTCTCCTTCCAACGGGGTATGAAGTTGAAAACAAAACTGTCTTTGCTTCTCTCTTTCTATGACTTTGAACTATTATTACTTAACTCAGGTTTCTTCTTTTAGGGATTAAAATATGAACTTGTGGCAACCATTACCCACCACGGAAGGGATCCTTCGAAAGGGCACTACACCACAGATGCTAGACGAAAGAACAATCAATGGCTTAGGTTTGATGATGCGTCTGTGACTGCCATAGGGACAAAACAGGTTTTGCACGACCAAGCTTATGTTCTGT
The DNA window shown above is from Brassica oleracea var. oleracea cultivar TO1000 chromosome C3, BOL, whole genome shotgun sequence and carries:
- the LOC106336319 gene encoding ubiquitin carboxyl-terminal hydrolase 24-like, with translation MSDKKVFVFGSFTEHETRSLLEQKPINPPQSHKEKSVKSIQFGSFNPVAENSPVNSANGELKKGQTDEAVKSRPSSSRKEDTSFQSALTQRSLDASRPSSSHKEDKSFQSAESQKRLGASRPSSSDKINDNAAKKLSGEHVEENGIIKEVSERKPPLNNGVAEKAADPIGLEKLCVSDGESDSLCIASSSKFQALDTDIFSNDSSSGTTIPRKNSQMVPTESIPPMKDFTPRGLINAGNLCFLNATLQALLSCSPFVQLLQGIQLQNIPKAESPTLAAFSEFISELDVPSSSSFRNNVAVVESGRPFTPAMFERVLRNFTPDVLNNMSGRPRQEDAQEFLSFIMDQMHDELLKLREVSPKLTASKSSVVSSANEDDEWETVGPKNKSAVTRTQSFVPSQLSDIFGGQLRSVVKAKGNNDSATVQPYLLLHLDIHPEAVSTIEDALHLFSAPEDLEGYRASVTGKAGVVSARKSIKIQKLSKIMILHLMRFSYGNQGSTKLHKRVHFPLDLNLGRYLLVSPSNGGLKYELVATITHHGRDPSKGHYTTDARRKNNQWLRFDDASVTAIGTKQVLHDQAYVLFYKQV
- the LOC106332251 gene encoding 50S ribosomal protein L21, mitochondrial-like isoform X1 yields the protein MASLRCLRVLSRRSTTVLSINQTRSISSVRRLELPGTSITHGIPSQNQSLTRDLPWYRSQGRHFSSKTKDTDESSEGEDDDDEDYEEVEREYSPAEKVEAAAEIGYKVMGPLKPSERLFKPYESVFAVVQIGSHQFKVSNGDSIFTEKLKFCDINDKLVLTKVLLLGSASQTIIGRPILPDATVHAVVEEHALDEKVLIFKKKRRKNYRRTTGHRQELTKLRITDIQGIEKPEPKIVHKPSKAADTEQPEAELVA
- the LOC106332251 gene encoding 50S ribosomal protein L21, mitochondrial-like isoform X2, which codes for MASLRCLRVLSRRSTTVLSINQTRSISSVRRLELPGTSITHGIPSQNQSLTRDLPWYRSQGRHFSSKTKDTDESSEGEDDDDEDYEEVEREYSPAEKVEAAAEIGYKVMGPLKPSERLFKPYESVFAVVQIGSHQFKVSNGDSIFTEKLKFCDINDKLVLTKVLLLGSASQTIIGRPILPDATVHAVVEEHALDEKVLIFKKKRRKNYRRTTGHRQV